A single region of the Geobacillus subterraneus genome encodes:
- a CDS encoding gluconokinase — MAIHEDVVIGIDIGTTSTKAVVFDGRGKVLASHPVDYPIIQPHPGFAEQDPDELFAAVVQAVGAVTVRHGIRPEQVKAMGLSAAMHSIMALDESGRPLTRLLIWADNRSVAQTERLWKEQNGLAIYRRTGTPIHPMSPLPKLLWLKEKQPDVFRQARWFVSVKDYVLYRLYGDYIADHSLASATGLFCLDTLDWDEDVLSFLGISRERLPRLVPATYILQGMKKEWADKMGVSADVPVVIGASDGVLANVGVGAVLPGEAAITIGTSGAVRTIAAKPTTDEKGRTFCYALTPGYWVVGGPTNNGGILLRWLRDEFGAQEREVAKKLGIDPYDLLTKYAERVPPGAEGLVFLPFLSGERAPYWNANARGTFFGLGLHHKREHFIRAVMEGVCFSILSVALAIRDVTGPMSEIRVSGGFAKSPFWRQMLSDMLGKPLIVPQTHEASALGAAAVALYALGELPSLETVKTWIDTTARHEPKEEHTLIYAELFDLYARLYERLKEEFDIIAAFQRRSG, encoded by the coding sequence ATGGCGATTCATGAGGACGTCGTCATTGGGATTGATATTGGAACGACAAGCACAAAAGCGGTTGTGTTTGACGGGCGGGGGAAGGTGCTGGCTTCTCACCCCGTCGACTATCCGATCATCCAGCCGCATCCGGGGTTTGCCGAGCAGGATCCCGATGAACTGTTCGCGGCGGTCGTTCAAGCGGTCGGGGCGGTGACGGTCCGCCACGGCATCCGCCCAGAACAGGTGAAAGCGATGGGTTTGAGTGCGGCGATGCACTCGATTATGGCGCTTGACGAGTCGGGCCGGCCGCTCACCCGCCTCCTCATCTGGGCGGACAACCGAAGCGTGGCTCAAACGGAGCGGCTGTGGAAAGAGCAAAACGGGCTTGCCATTTACCGGCGGACGGGGACGCCGATCCATCCGATGTCCCCGTTGCCGAAACTGCTTTGGCTGAAAGAGAAGCAGCCGGATGTGTTTCGGCAAGCCCGCTGGTTTGTCTCTGTGAAAGATTATGTGCTTTACCGTCTATACGGCGATTATATCGCTGACCATTCGCTCGCTTCAGCGACCGGTTTGTTCTGCCTCGATACGCTTGATTGGGACGAGGATGTGCTTTCGTTTCTTGGCATAAGCCGCGAGCGGCTGCCGCGTTTAGTCCCAGCGACATACATCTTGCAAGGGATGAAGAAAGAATGGGCGGATAAAATGGGGGTATCCGCTGACGTGCCTGTTGTGATCGGAGCAAGCGACGGCGTGCTCGCCAACGTCGGCGTCGGGGCGGTGCTCCCAGGTGAAGCGGCCATTACGATCGGGACGAGCGGGGCGGTGCGGACGATTGCGGCAAAACCGACGACCGATGAAAAAGGGCGGACGTTTTGTTATGCGTTGACGCCCGGCTATTGGGTCGTCGGCGGACCGACGAACAACGGCGGCATTTTGCTTCGCTGGCTGCGCGACGAGTTTGGCGCCCAAGAGCGGGAAGTGGCGAAAAAGCTCGGCATCGATCCGTATGACTTGTTGACGAAATACGCGGAACGCGTCCCGCCGGGGGCGGAAGGGCTTGTGTTTTTGCCGTTTTTGTCGGGCGAGCGGGCGCCGTACTGGAATGCGAACGCGCGTGGGACGTTTTTTGGCCTTGGCCTTCATCATAAGCGCGAGCATTTCATCCGCGCTGTCATGGAAGGCGTCTGCTTCAGCATTCTCTCGGTCGCTTTAGCCATTCGCGATGTCACGGGGCCGATGTCGGAAATCCGTGTCTCGGGCGGATTCGCCAAGTCGCCGTTTTGGCGGCAAATGCTTTCTGATATGCTCGGCAAACCGCTCATCGTGCCGCAGACGCACGAGGCGTCGGCGCTAGGGGCGGCTGCCGTGGCGCTTTACGCGTTAGGCGAGCTGCCGTCGCTGGAAACGGTGAAAACGTGGATCGACACAACGGCCCGCCATGAGCCGAAGGAAGAACATACGCTCATTTACGCTGAACTGTTTGATTTGTATGCCCGCTTGTATGAGCGATTGAAAGAGGAGTTCGACATCATCGCTGCGTTTCAGCGGCGGAGTGGGTAA
- a CDS encoding methyl-accepting chemotaxis protein, with protein MIFARRAERKIKRELDQPRREETQGGPQQIARQIVVAVDQLKAAMEQMKMAALSLNDISDSSRNSAAELMDHSEKTVEYTEKVANKMRTIEEAAREIAASSRDMYASSQQFSEHWLHSWNSLETLQKEIRTLRSHHETLLEQMDHLVHHSRRINEIISAIGEISQKTKILSLNANIEAARAGEHGRGFAVVAREIGMLANQTSEAVQQTQDILSLIQREIAATTDIVREETKQIDVEEKEMEAIMSFLHLLQRQLNDMTDLVSSSVRSASGQSDSVKEIAVLLEEIVQLSRENQRFVERVTADMNEQHESVEQILRINEALQKTAEELQQTVGRDWMRETISVDDAVVKNTIQKLSALLQSAPLEQMDEAMHQRVLDRFLSENGEIEAVWSNRLDGAFVYSNPPAGLVNAKVRSWFQEACRGTVYVSDPYVSALTKHLCVTVSAPIRDHNGQIVGVIGVDLSLVK; from the coding sequence TTGATTTTTGCGAGACGTGCGGAACGAAAAATAAAGCGCGAACTGGATCAGCCTCGACGTGAGGAAACGCAGGGAGGACCGCAACAAATTGCAAGGCAAATTGTTGTGGCGGTTGATCAGCTCAAAGCAGCGATGGAACAGATGAAGATGGCGGCACTTTCGCTGAATGACATTTCCGATTCAAGCCGGAATAGTGCGGCAGAGCTGATGGACCATAGCGAGAAAACGGTGGAGTATACGGAAAAAGTGGCGAACAAAATGCGAACAATCGAGGAGGCGGCTAGGGAAATCGCTGCATCTTCGCGTGATATGTATGCGAGCAGCCAGCAGTTTTCCGAACATTGGCTGCATTCATGGAATTCATTGGAGACGTTGCAAAAAGAAATTCGAACACTGCGCTCCCACCATGAAACGTTATTGGAACAAATGGACCATCTCGTTCATCATTCGCGACGCATCAATGAAATTATATCAGCGATCGGCGAGATTTCGCAGAAAACGAAAATTTTGTCGCTCAATGCCAATATTGAGGCGGCTCGTGCGGGAGAACATGGGCGCGGGTTTGCGGTCGTCGCGCGGGAAATCGGCATGTTGGCGAATCAAACGTCGGAAGCTGTCCAGCAAACACAGGATATTTTGTCCCTTATTCAACGCGAAATCGCAGCGACAACCGATATCGTTCGCGAAGAAACAAAGCAAATCGATGTTGAAGAGAAAGAAATGGAAGCGATTATGTCGTTCCTTCATTTGCTGCAGCGACAGCTGAATGATATGACGGACCTCGTCTCCTCTTCTGTCCGGTCAGCGTCTGGGCAGTCGGACAGCGTGAAAGAAATCGCCGTTCTCCTAGAAGAAATCGTGCAATTGAGCCGGGAAAATCAACGGTTTGTCGAGCGAGTGACGGCGGATATGAACGAACAGCATGAAAGCGTCGAACAGATTTTGCGCATTAATGAAGCGCTGCAAAAGACAGCGGAGGAGCTGCAACAAACGGTCGGACGTGATTGGATGAGAGAAACGATTTCTGTCGATGATGCGGTCGTGAAAAACACGATTCAGAAACTATCGGCTTTGCTTCAGTCAGCTCCGTTGGAACAAATGGATGAGGCCATGCATCAACGCGTGCTGGATCGATTTTTATCTGAGAATGGAGAGATTGAGGCTGTCTGGTCGAATCGTCTTGATGGGGCGTTTGTCTATTCGAATCCGCCGGCGGGCTTGGTCAACGCCAAAGTCCGGTCGTGGTTTCAGGAAGCTTGTAGAGGAACAGTGTATGTTTCCGATCCGTATGTATCGGCATTGACGAAACATCTTTGCGTCACGGTGTCCGCTCCCATTAGGGATCATAACGGTCAAATTGTCGGGGTCATTGGAGTGGATTTGTCGCTTGTGAAATGA
- the urtA gene encoding urea ABC transporter substrate-binding protein: MKPAFMWKLWLLLCVSVFALGGCAASSAVDQAKNENQNDSSSAGKEGDVVKVGILHSLSGTMAISEVSLRDAELMAIEEINASGGLLGKKIEPVVEDGASDWPTFAEKAKKLLQKDQVAAIFGGWTSASRKAMLPVVEQNNGLLWYPVQYEGMESSPNIFYTGATTNQQIVPAVSWLLKNRGKTFFLLGSDYVFPRTANKIIKAQLKAEGGQVVGEEYTPLGHTDYSTIISKIKQVKPAVVFNTLNGDSNVAFFKQLKDAGITPKDVTVMSVSIAEEEIRGIGPDVLAGHLAVWNYFQTTDTPENKAFVQKYKEKYGQDRVTDDPIEAAYTAVHLWAEAVKKAGSFDVDQVKKAAAGLEYKAPEGTVKIDGETQHLWKTVRIGEIQADGQFKELWNSGQPVKPDPYLKSYPWAKGLSE; the protein is encoded by the coding sequence ATGAAACCAGCATTCATGTGGAAATTATGGCTGCTTTTATGCGTCAGTGTTTTTGCTCTTGGGGGATGTGCGGCGTCATCAGCAGTGGATCAAGCCAAAAACGAGAATCAAAATGATTCATCTTCGGCTGGCAAAGAAGGGGATGTGGTCAAAGTAGGAATCCTTCACTCGTTAAGCGGAACGATGGCCATCAGTGAAGTATCGTTGCGCGATGCCGAGTTAATGGCCATTGAGGAAATCAATGCATCGGGCGGGCTGCTCGGCAAGAAGATTGAACCGGTTGTGGAAGATGGAGCGTCCGACTGGCCGACATTTGCCGAAAAGGCGAAAAAATTGCTGCAAAAAGATCAAGTGGCCGCCATTTTCGGCGGTTGGACATCGGCGAGCCGCAAGGCGATGCTTCCGGTTGTGGAGCAAAACAACGGGCTGCTTTGGTATCCGGTGCAATATGAAGGGATGGAGTCGTCTCCGAACATCTTTTACACTGGGGCGACGACGAATCAACAAATCGTTCCAGCGGTCAGCTGGCTCTTGAAAAACCGCGGCAAGACGTTTTTCTTGCTTGGATCGGATTACGTCTTTCCGCGGACAGCGAACAAAATCATCAAGGCCCAGTTGAAGGCCGAAGGTGGGCAAGTGGTCGGGGAAGAATATACGCCGCTCGGCCATACCGATTATAGCACCATTATCAGCAAAATCAAACAAGTGAAACCGGCTGTCGTCTTCAATACGCTCAACGGCGATAGCAATGTCGCCTTTTTCAAACAGTTGAAAGACGCTGGCATCACACCGAAAGACGTGACGGTGATGTCCGTCAGCATCGCAGAAGAAGAAATACGCGGGATCGGGCCGGATGTGTTGGCCGGTCACTTGGCTGTGTGGAACTATTTTCAGACGACCGATACACCGGAAAATAAGGCGTTTGTACAAAAGTATAAAGAAAAGTACGGGCAAGACCGCGTGACCGATGATCCGATTGAAGCGGCGTATACAGCCGTTCATTTATGGGCCGAAGCAGTGAAAAAAGCCGGCTCCTTTGATGTGGATCAAGTGAAAAAAGCGGCGGCCGGCCTTGAATACAAGGCGCCGGAAGGAACGGTGAAAATTGACGGGGAAACGCAGCATTTATGGAAAACGGTGCGCATTGGTGAAATCCAAGCGGACGGACAATTCAAAGAGTTATGGAATTCCGGTCAGCCGGTGAAGCCGGATCCGTATTTAAAGAGCTACCCATGGGCGAAAGGATTAAGTGAATAG
- the urtB gene encoding urea ABC transporter permease subunit UrtB, producing the protein MFIDQLFNGLSVGSILLLIAIGLAITFGLMGVINMAHGELMMVGAYTTYVIQQIFAHHAPQSAGMYFVIAIPSSFLIAALLGWGLEKSLIRHLYHRPLDSLLATWGISLILQQTARLIFGAPNVAVVPPSWLDGGIRLFGAVFPYKRLFILCLVLAIVFFLYMYLTKTRAGRRIQAVTMNRPMAACLGIATQKVDAYSFAIGSGLAGVAGCALTLLGPIGPTIGTYYIVDAFMVVILGGVGKLAGTLLGAFGLGLISTFVEYSTSATIAKVIVFVLIIAFLQWKPSGLLSLRTRSLD; encoded by the coding sequence ATGTTTATTGACCAATTATTCAACGGGCTGAGCGTCGGTTCGATTTTGCTTTTGATCGCCATTGGGTTGGCGATCACCTTTGGATTGATGGGCGTCATCAATATGGCGCACGGTGAACTGATGATGGTCGGCGCGTACACAACCTACGTCATTCAACAAATCTTTGCCCATCATGCGCCGCAATCAGCGGGGATGTACTTTGTCATTGCCATTCCGTCGTCGTTTCTCATCGCTGCCTTGCTTGGGTGGGGGTTGGAAAAAAGCTTGATCCGCCATTTGTACCACCGCCCGCTGGACAGTTTGTTGGCGACATGGGGGATCAGTTTGATTTTGCAACAGACGGCCCGCCTCATCTTTGGGGCGCCCAACGTGGCGGTTGTGCCGCCAAGCTGGCTGGATGGCGGAATCCGCTTGTTTGGGGCGGTGTTTCCGTATAAACGGTTGTTTATTCTCTGTCTTGTATTGGCGATCGTGTTCTTTCTTTATATGTATTTAACGAAAACACGAGCTGGCCGACGCATTCAGGCTGTCACCATGAACCGGCCGATGGCGGCCTGTCTCGGCATTGCCACGCAAAAGGTCGATGCTTACTCGTTTGCCATCGGTTCAGGATTGGCGGGGGTGGCGGGATGTGCGTTGACCTTGCTTGGGCCGATTGGGCCGACGATCGGCACGTACTATATTGTCGATGCATTTATGGTCGTCATTTTAGGAGGAGTGGGAAAACTGGCTGGGACGCTGCTAGGAGCGTTTGGCCTCGGCTTAATCTCCACCTTTGTCGAATATTCCACAAGCGCCACCATCGCCAAAGTCATTGTGTTCGTTCTCATTATTGCGTTCTTGCAATGGAAACCGTCCGGTCTTCTTAGCTTGAGGACGCGGTCGCTCGATTGA
- the urtC gene encoding urea ABC transporter permease subunit UrtC has product MVNKRWGYWLFFVALFLAPFYLTEFRLSLLGKFLCFAIVAVGISLIWGYTGILSLGHGVYFGLGAYCMAMYLKLEASRGHLPDFMEWSGVRELPWFWKPFAHPMVAIAAAIALPTLLAALLSYLTFKNRIQGVYFSLLSQAVVVVFVTLFIGKQEWTGGTNGLTNFSTVFGFSLSSPLTQIVLYWLTTACLALIFVAARRLTSGRLGKVLIAIRDAENRVRFLGFNPTVYKVFVYSLSAAFAGVAGALFVLQVGLISPEMMGIIPSIEMVLWAAVGGRQSLMGAIIGAIVMNTAKSFLSENYPDLWLLLLGALFVVVVLFVPKGLAGIYESLAAVRIKAKRGHEREARVDVS; this is encoded by the coding sequence ATCGTGAACAAACGTTGGGGATACTGGCTGTTTTTCGTTGCTTTGTTTTTGGCGCCATTTTATTTAACGGAGTTTCGCCTGTCTTTGCTTGGCAAATTTCTTTGCTTTGCCATCGTGGCGGTCGGCATCTCCCTCATTTGGGGATATACCGGCATTTTGAGCCTCGGCCATGGGGTGTATTTTGGATTGGGTGCTTATTGCATGGCGATGTATTTGAAGCTCGAAGCTTCGCGAGGGCATTTGCCTGATTTTATGGAGTGGAGCGGCGTGCGCGAACTGCCGTGGTTTTGGAAGCCGTTTGCGCATCCGATGGTGGCCATCGCCGCCGCGATCGCTCTTCCTACGTTGCTCGCTGCGCTATTAAGCTATTTAACGTTTAAAAATCGGATTCAAGGCGTCTATTTTTCTCTCCTTTCCCAGGCGGTTGTTGTCGTGTTTGTTACGTTGTTTATCGGCAAGCAAGAATGGACAGGCGGAACGAACGGCTTGACCAATTTTTCGACCGTGTTTGGTTTTTCGCTGTCATCGCCGCTCACCCAAATCGTTTTGTATTGGCTGACAACGGCCTGTCTCGCTCTCATTTTCGTCGCGGCGCGCCGCTTGACGTCCGGACGGTTGGGGAAGGTGCTCATCGCGATTCGCGACGCGGAAAACCGGGTTCGTTTTTTAGGATTCAATCCGACCGTCTATAAAGTGTTTGTGTATAGTTTGTCAGCAGCCTTTGCCGGGGTGGCTGGGGCGTTGTTTGTCCTGCAAGTCGGGCTCATTTCCCCGGAGATGATGGGGATTATTCCTTCGATCGAAATGGTGTTATGGGCCGCTGTCGGCGGACGCCAATCGCTCATGGGCGCGATCATTGGTGCGATTGTCATGAACACGGCGAAAAGCTTTTTAAGCGAAAATTATCCGGATCTATGGCTGCTTTTGTTAGGCGCCTTGTTTGTCGTTGTTGTGTTGTTTGTTCCGAAAGGATTGGCGGGTATTTATGAATCGCTCGCTGCCGTTCGCATCAAAGCAAAAAGGGGGCATGAACGTGAAGCCCGTGTTGATGTGTCGTGA
- the urtD gene encoding urea ABC transporter ATP-binding protein UrtD, whose translation MKPVLMCRDVVVDFDGFRALQGVDLAVYPHEVRFLIGPNGAGKTTLLDVICGRTRVTDGRVLFFFHDITQRPEYEIVQIGIARKFQSPSIFPFLTVWENMELAMRQDRRLRSVLRAKLTGEEKEMMAAQLEKIGLLDERHRLAGSLSHGQKQWLEIGMQLIQRPQLLLLDEPIAGMSAAERERTGEWLHEMAEHCAVIIVEHDMDFVRRYSKQVTVMHEGKVLCEGSMDEVQQNEQVIDVYLGRGKNACCASGM comes from the coding sequence GTGAAGCCCGTGTTGATGTGTCGTGACGTCGTCGTTGACTTCGATGGATTTCGTGCTTTGCAAGGTGTTGATCTCGCGGTTTACCCCCATGAAGTGCGATTTTTGATCGGTCCGAACGGAGCGGGAAAAACGACGCTGCTCGATGTCATTTGCGGGCGGACGAGAGTGACGGACGGGCGGGTGCTGTTTTTTTTCCATGACATCACGCAACGGCCGGAATATGAGATCGTGCAAATAGGCATCGCCCGGAAGTTTCAAAGCCCTTCCATTTTTCCGTTTTTGACGGTGTGGGAAAATATGGAGTTAGCCATGCGACAAGATCGGCGTCTGCGTTCCGTTTTGCGGGCGAAGTTGACTGGAGAAGAGAAAGAAATGATGGCAGCACAGCTAGAGAAAATTGGATTGCTCGATGAACGTCATCGCTTAGCGGGCTCACTGTCTCATGGCCAAAAGCAGTGGTTGGAAATCGGCATGCAGCTCATTCAGCGTCCGCAGCTCCTCCTATTGGATGAGCCGATCGCCGGCATGAGTGCGGCGGAGCGGGAGCGCACGGGGGAATGGCTCCATGAAATGGCCGAACATTGTGCGGTCATTATTGTCGAGCATGATATGGACTTTGTCCGCCGCTATTCCAAACAAGTGACAGTCATGCATGAAGGAAAAGTATTGTGCGAAGGATCGATGGATGAAGTGCAGCAAAACGAACAAGTGATCGATGTGTACCTTGGAAGGGGGAAAAACGCGTGCTGCGCCTCCGGGATGTAA
- the urtE gene encoding urea ABC transporter ATP-binding subunit UrtE, producing MLRLRDVTAGYDGSVVLDHVDMDVPLGRVTAVLGRNGVGKTTLMKTIIGLIRPMSGVIEWEGEDITRWPPERRARAGIGYVPQGREIFSALTVEENILLGLEAQAEKVRPQPTLDEMYALFPILKEMRQRKGGDLSGGQQQQLAIARALAGRPKLLLLDEPMEGIQPSIVALIHDAIMKIAEEKQVGIILVEHNVELAFSCADRFYILDRGAVVAKGDVDGADLTYIQSFLAV from the coding sequence GTGCTGCGCCTCCGGGATGTAACGGCTGGCTATGACGGAAGTGTGGTGCTCGATCATGTTGACATGGATGTTCCTCTTGGTCGGGTGACGGCGGTGTTGGGCAGAAACGGGGTTGGAAAAACGACGTTGATGAAGACGATCATCGGGTTGATTCGCCCGATGTCAGGCGTCATCGAATGGGAGGGGGAAGATATCACGCGCTGGCCGCCGGAGCGGCGGGCGCGAGCGGGGATCGGCTATGTGCCGCAAGGGAGGGAAATTTTTTCGGCGTTGACGGTGGAGGAAAATATTCTTCTCGGGCTGGAAGCGCAGGCCGAAAAAGTCCGTCCCCAGCCGACCCTTGATGAAATGTACGCGCTGTTCCCGATTTTAAAAGAGATGCGCCAGCGAAAAGGAGGAGATTTAAGCGGCGGACAGCAGCAACAGCTGGCCATTGCCCGCGCGTTGGCCGGCCGGCCGAAACTGCTCTTGCTTGATGAACCGATGGAAGGCATTCAGCCCTCGATCGTTGCGTTGATTCATGATGCGATTATGAAAATCGCCGAAGAAAAGCAGGTTGGCATCATATTGGTCGAACATAACGTGGAGCTGGCGTTTTCTTGTGCCGATCGTTTCTATATTTTGGATCGCGGCGCTGTCGTGGCGAAAGGGGATGTCGATGGGGCTGATTTGACTTATATTCAATCGTTTCTTGCTGTTTAA
- the ureA gene encoding urease subunit gamma, with protein MKLTPREQEKLLIVVAADLARRRKERGLKLNYPEAVALITYELMEGARDGRTVAELMQYGATILTRDDVMEGVADMIDEIQVEATFPDGTKLVTVHQPIRS; from the coding sequence GTGAAACTGACTCCGCGTGAACAGGAAAAGCTGCTGATCGTCGTTGCCGCTGATTTGGCGCGCCGCCGGAAAGAGCGGGGCTTGAAGCTAAATTATCCGGAAGCGGTGGCGCTCATTACGTATGAACTGATGGAAGGAGCCCGCGACGGGCGGACGGTGGCGGAGTTGATGCAATACGGCGCAACGATTTTGACGCGCGATGATGTGATGGAAGGCGTCGCTGACATGATCGACGAGATTCAAGTCGAGGCGACGTTTCCGGACGGCACGAAACTCGTCACGGTCCACCAGCCGATCCGGTCGTAA
- a CDS encoding urease subunit beta: MIPGEYRLRDEPIVCNRQKPVTKLTVINRGDRPVQVGSHFHFFEVNSFLEFDRQAAYGKHLNIPAGTAVRFEPGDAKQVELVPFSGKRRVYGLNNMVNGPLDDNGKEGARE, translated from the coding sequence ATGATCCCAGGAGAATACCGATTGCGCGACGAACCGATTGTGTGCAACCGGCAAAAGCCGGTTACGAAGCTGACGGTCATAAACCGCGGCGACCGCCCGGTGCAGGTCGGTTCCCATTTTCACTTTTTTGAAGTCAATTCGTTTCTCGAATTTGACCGACAGGCCGCATACGGAAAACATTTGAACATCCCAGCCGGGACAGCGGTCCGTTTTGAACCCGGGGATGCGAAGCAAGTGGAGCTTGTCCCGTTCTCCGGCAAGCGCCGGGTGTACGGATTAAACAATATGGTCAACGGTCCGCTTGATGACAACGGGAAGGAGGGAGCAAGAGAATGA
- the ureC gene encoding urease subunit alpha, with product MSFSMSRRQYADMFGPTTGDCIRLADTDLWIEIEHDYTVYGDEVKFGGGKVIRDGMGQHPLAVRDEAVDLVLTNAVIVDYTGIYKADIGIKDGNIAAIGKAGNPLLMDGVNIVIGASTEVIAAEGKIVTAGGVDAHIHFICPQQIETALSSGITTMIGGGTGPATGTNATTCTPGEWNIYRMLEAAEAFPMNLGFLGKGNASAKEPIAEQVRAGAVGLKLHEDWGTTAAAIDACLQVADEYDVQVAIHTDTLNEGGFVEHTLKAINGRVIHTYHTEGAGGGHAPDIMKVASFPNILPSSTNPTRPYTKNTLDEHLDMLMVCHHLDPSVPEDIAFADSRIRKETIAAEDILHDIGAFSMISSDSQAMGRVGEVILRTWQTADKMKKQFGRLPEETGRGDNVRVKRYVAKYTINPAITHGVAEYVGSVEVGKFADLVVWHPAFFGIKPELVIKGGMIAYSVMGDPNASIPTPQPALYRPMFASYGAAVAKTSITFLSKAAFERGVPDKLRLHKIVKPVGNIRSLTKHDMVFNNAMPQIDVDPQTYEVKVDGRLITCEPAEVVAMAQRYFLF from the coding sequence ATGAGTTTTTCCATGTCAAGACGGCAATACGCGGATATGTTTGGACCGACGACCGGGGACTGCATCCGGTTGGCGGACACAGACTTATGGATTGAAATTGAGCATGACTATACCGTTTACGGCGATGAAGTGAAATTCGGCGGCGGGAAGGTGATTCGCGACGGGATGGGGCAGCATCCGCTCGCTGTCCGCGACGAAGCGGTCGATTTAGTGTTGACGAACGCCGTCATCGTTGATTACACCGGCATTTACAAAGCCGATATCGGGATCAAAGATGGAAACATCGCTGCCATCGGCAAGGCGGGGAATCCGCTGTTAATGGACGGCGTCAATATTGTCATCGGCGCCTCAACGGAAGTGATCGCGGCCGAAGGGAAAATCGTGACCGCTGGAGGAGTGGATGCCCATATCCATTTCATTTGCCCGCAGCAAATCGAAACCGCCCTGTCATCCGGCATTACGACGATGATTGGTGGCGGGACCGGACCGGCGACTGGAACGAATGCCACGACGTGCACGCCGGGAGAGTGGAACATTTACCGGATGCTTGAAGCCGCCGAAGCGTTCCCGATGAATCTTGGGTTTTTAGGAAAAGGCAACGCGTCGGCAAAAGAGCCGATCGCGGAGCAAGTGCGCGCGGGCGCGGTGGGACTTAAGCTTCATGAAGACTGGGGAACGACGGCGGCAGCGATTGATGCGTGCTTGCAAGTGGCTGATGAGTACGATGTGCAAGTCGCCATTCATACCGATACGTTGAATGAAGGCGGGTTTGTCGAGCATACACTGAAGGCCATTAACGGACGTGTCATCCATACATACCATACGGAAGGGGCGGGAGGCGGACATGCGCCCGATATTATGAAAGTCGCCAGCTTCCCGAACATTTTGCCTTCTTCCACGAACCCGACGCGGCCGTATACGAAAAACACGCTCGATGAGCATTTAGATATGTTAATGGTGTGTCATCATTTAGATCCGTCCGTTCCAGAAGACATTGCCTTTGCTGATTCGCGCATCCGCAAAGAAACGATCGCGGCAGAAGACATTTTGCACGACATCGGCGCCTTCAGCATGATCAGTTCCGACTCGCAAGCGATGGGGCGCGTCGGGGAAGTCATTTTGCGCACGTGGCAAACGGCCGACAAAATGAAAAAACAGTTTGGCCGCTTGCCGGAGGAAACGGGGCGAGGCGATAATGTCCGCGTCAAACGGTACGTAGCCAAATATACGATCAACCCGGCTATCACTCATGGCGTCGCGGAGTATGTCGGGTCAGTCGAAGTCGGAAAATTCGCAGATTTGGTCGTTTGGCATCCCGCTTTTTTCGGGATCAAGCCTGAGCTCGTCATCAAAGGCGGGATGATCGCCTACAGCGTGATGGGCGACCCGAACGCCAGCATTCCGACGCCGCAGCCCGCTCTGTACCGCCCGATGTTCGCCAGCTATGGCGCCGCCGTCGCGAAAACGTCCATTACGTTTTTGTCCAAAGCGGCGTTCGAACGCGGCGTCCCTGACAAACTGCGATTGCACAAAATCGTCAAACCGGTTGGAAACATTCGTTCGTTAACGAAACACGATATGGTGTTCAACAACGCCATGCCTCAAATCGATGTCGATCCGCAAACGTATGAAGTGAAGGTCGATGGACGGCTCATCACGTGCGAACCGGCTGAAGTTGTGGCCATGGCGCAACGATATTTTCTATTTTGA
- the ureE gene encoding urease accessory protein UreE, whose product MIVETVIGNIRTLSSLPPHIERVYMPSDDLVKRIQRVVTDHGREIGIRLKEAKELVDGDVLWMDEHNAIVVSVLPDDLLVIQPVSMKQMGEIAHQLGNRHLPAQFEEGEMLVQYDYLVEELLQQLGIPYKREKRKVKQAFRHIGHRHD is encoded by the coding sequence ATGATTGTAGAAACGGTTATCGGCAACATTCGAACTCTTTCTTCTCTCCCCCCGCACATCGAACGGGTGTACATGCCAAGCGATGATTTAGTAAAACGAATTCAGCGGGTGGTGACCGACCACGGGAGGGAAATTGGCATTCGCTTGAAAGAAGCGAAAGAATTGGTAGACGGAGATGTGTTATGGATGGATGAGCATAATGCCATTGTCGTATCCGTTCTTCCCGATGATTTGCTTGTCATCCAGCCGGTTTCCATGAAACAAATGGGGGAGATCGCTCATCAGCTCGGCAACCGCCACTTGCCCGCCCAATTCGAGGAAGGGGAAATGCTCGTCCAATACGACTATTTAGTCGAAGAGCTGCTCCAGCAACTCGGCATCCCGTACAAGAGGGAAAAACGGAAAGTAAAACAAGCGTTCCGCCATATCGGGCATCGCCATGACTGA